One segment of Mycobacteriales bacterium DNA contains the following:
- a CDS encoding helix-turn-helix domain-containing protein, producing the protein MATPPGSQDRSSGARVARSSTVIRELILNAARQCFAEGGLAGTTTRQIAARADVVENLIFKHFGTKSRLFDE; encoded by the coding sequence ATCTCAAGATCGTTCGAGTGGTGCCCGCGTCGCGCGGTCGTCCACCGTTATTCGAGAACTGATCCTGAACGCCGCTCGGCAGTGCTTCGCCGAGGGCGGCCTGGCCGGCACGACAACCCGGCAGATCGCGGCCAGGGCCGACGTGGTCGAGAACCTTATCTTCAAACATTTCGGCACGAAGTCTCGGCTCTTCGACGAA